In Chryseobacterium lactis, a single genomic region encodes these proteins:
- the der gene encoding ribosome biogenesis GTPase Der, with protein sequence MSNIVAIVGRPNVGKSTLFNRLLERREAIVDSTAGVTRDRHYGKSDWNGVDFTVIDTGGYDVGTDDIFEEEIRKQVQLAVEEATSIIFMMNVEEGLTDTDYEIYRLLRRSNKPIYIVINKVDSSKEELPATEFYQLGIDKYYTLSSATGSGTGDLLDDIVKDFPTTEYKDPFEGLPKITIAGRPNVGKSTMTNALLDVERNIVTDIAGTTRDSIQTLYNKFGHEFVLVDTAGMRRKSKVNEDLEFYSVMRSIRSIEYSDVVIIMVDATQGWESQDMNIFGLAQKNRKGIVILVNKWDLIEDKQTNTMRDFEKSIKDKIGQFQDIPILFVSALTKQRILKAVEVAMEVYDDRKKKIKTSKLNEVMLPIFENTPPPALKGKYIKIKYCVQLPTPSPQFVFFCNLPQYVKEPYKRFTENQLRKEFGFTGVPIEVYFRQK encoded by the coding sequence ATGTCAAATATTGTCGCAATCGTTGGGCGCCCCAACGTAGGAAAATCCACGCTTTTTAACCGATTATTAGAAAGAAGAGAGGCTATTGTAGATTCTACAGCCGGTGTAACCAGAGACCGTCACTACGGGAAATCTGACTGGAATGGAGTAGACTTTACCGTGATCGATACCGGAGGTTATGATGTAGGTACCGATGATATCTTTGAAGAAGAGATTCGTAAGCAGGTACAATTGGCTGTGGAGGAAGCAACTTCTATCATTTTTATGATGAATGTGGAAGAAGGACTTACCGATACTGATTATGAAATCTACAGACTTTTAAGAAGATCCAATAAACCGATTTATATTGTTATCAACAAAGTAGATTCCTCAAAAGAAGAGCTTCCGGCAACGGAATTCTATCAGTTAGGAATTGATAAATACTACACACTTTCTTCTGCAACAGGTTCCGGAACTGGAGATTTGTTGGATGATATCGTTAAAGATTTCCCGACTACAGAATATAAAGATCCTTTCGAAGGGTTGCCAAAAATTACCATTGCTGGTCGTCCTAACGTAGGGAAGTCTACCATGACCAATGCATTATTGGATGTAGAAAGAAATATTGTAACAGACATCGCAGGAACAACAAGAGATAGTATCCAGACATTATATAATAAATTCGGACATGAATTTGTACTGGTAGATACTGCCGGGATGAGAAGAAAGTCGAAAGTAAATGAAGACCTTGAATTCTACTCCGTAATGAGATCGATCCGTTCTATTGAGTATTCTGACGTGGTAATCATCATGGTAGATGCAACTCAGGGATGGGAATCTCAGGATATGAACATTTTCGGATTGGCACAGAAAAACAGAAAAGGAATTGTAATTCTTGTCAACAAGTGGGATTTGATCGAAGACAAGCAAACCAACACCATGCGTGACTTTGAAAAATCAATAAAAGACAAGATCGGTCAGTTCCAGGATATTCCAATTCTATTTGTATCGGCTTTAACGAAGCAAAGAATTTTGAAAGCCGTAGAAGTAGCGATGGAAGTTTATGATGACCGTAAGAAGAAAATCAAAACTTCAAAATTAAACGAAGTGATGCTTCCGATTTTTGAAAATACACCACCACCGGCGCTTAAAGGAAAATATATTAAAATTAAATATTGCGTTCAGCTTCCTACTCCGTCGCCGCAGTTTGTATTCTTCTGTAATCTGCCGCAGTATGTGAAGGAACCATATAAGAGATTTACTGAAAATCAGCTGAGAAAAGAATTTGGGTTTACCGGAGTTCCGATTGAAGTGTATTTCAGACAAAAATAA
- a CDS encoding T9SS type A sorting domain-containing protein, whose amino-acid sequence MKKLYLGAYTLCAFWGLSAQEVVWHKDIKSSTQDFLSQVTTTIDQQYLITGSSIQSKSQSSNTSSQRLNNGYDFHLVKLNQQGEQVWEKYFSGQNHDYLSSTVTTQDGGFLLAGTSYSGKGLDKKEDSKGGSDIWIIRINEFGDELWQKTLGSSSDEEARAVIQTTDLGFFIAGSFVSAQDSKLKGYGSKDVLITRLDKDGKELSQLILGGRGLDEVEKMIPTKDGGALLGIYSRSTAISNQQSVMSNKEQSGTKSSSIAISQMPKASGNFGEGDYWIVKLDKNGKVEWEKNFGGEGDDHIRTLALTSNGFIIGGESRSERSGNKSVGIEDGTDLWLISLNERGDEQWQKSYTFGKRDILMGMNVISGESTKGILLGGYTQSEGRVEKDDETFWMLYLDGNGNEQWRKHVNGESRQKEERLADLKLNRDGSIILAGTSATELGKENWKIIKLGDKQVDQLIAKYDIKIYPNPVSDYAYVEIGFDFKEADILLYDMSGRQLQSLKTKNKVTKINTQALVQGAYLVVIKTDSDKTANAKLIKN is encoded by the coding sequence ATGAAGAAACTTTATCTCGGCGCATATACTTTATGTGCATTTTGGGGTCTGTCTGCCCAGGAAGTCGTTTGGCACAAAGACATTAAATCCTCTACCCAGGATTTCTTAAGCCAGGTCACTACAACTATAGATCAGCAATACCTTATTACTGGAAGTTCTATCCAGTCAAAAAGCCAATCGTCAAATACCAGCAGCCAGCGGCTCAATAACGGTTATGATTTTCATTTGGTAAAACTCAATCAGCAAGGTGAGCAGGTCTGGGAAAAGTATTTCTCAGGACAAAACCACGACTATTTATCATCTACAGTAACCACTCAGGATGGTGGGTTCCTGCTTGCCGGAACTTCTTATTCAGGAAAAGGACTTGATAAAAAAGAGGATTCGAAAGGAGGATCTGATATCTGGATCATCAGGATCAATGAGTTTGGTGATGAGTTGTGGCAAAAAACATTGGGAAGCTCTTCTGATGAAGAGGCCCGGGCAGTTATTCAAACCACAGATTTGGGATTCTTTATTGCCGGATCCTTCGTCTCCGCTCAGGATTCTAAATTGAAAGGGTATGGTTCAAAAGATGTTTTGATTACCAGGCTTGACAAAGATGGAAAAGAACTTTCTCAATTGATTTTAGGAGGAAGAGGTTTAGACGAAGTGGAGAAAATGATTCCTACTAAAGACGGAGGAGCGTTACTGGGAATTTATTCCCGAAGCACTGCTATTAGCAATCAGCAATCAGTAATGAGCAATAAAGAGCAGTCTGGTACAAAATCGAGCTCAATAGCCATTAGCCAGATGCCAAAAGCCAGCGGCAATTTTGGTGAGGGTGATTACTGGATCGTAAAACTGGATAAAAACGGTAAAGTTGAATGGGAAAAGAACTTTGGTGGTGAAGGTGATGATCACATCAGAACTTTAGCCTTAACATCAAACGGTTTCATTATCGGTGGAGAATCCAGATCGGAAAGATCGGGAAATAAATCAGTAGGTATTGAAGATGGAACTGATCTGTGGCTCATCTCTTTGAATGAAAGAGGTGATGAACAATGGCAGAAATCCTACACCTTTGGAAAAAGAGATATTCTAATGGGAATGAATGTGATCAGCGGGGAGTCTACAAAAGGGATTCTTTTAGGCGGCTACACTCAGTCTGAAGGAAGAGTTGAAAAAGACGATGAAACCTTCTGGATGTTGTATTTGGATGGAAACGGAAATGAGCAATGGAGAAAACATGTAAATGGAGAATCCAGACAAAAAGAGGAAAGACTGGCAGACCTGAAATTAAACAGAGATGGTTCGATCATATTAGCCGGAACAAGTGCTACAGAACTAGGAAAGGAAAACTGGAAGATTATAAAGTTGGGCGACAAGCAAGTAGATCAACTGATCGCAAAATATGATATCAAGATTTATCCAAATCCTGTTTCAGATTATGCGTATGTGGAAATCGGTTTTGATTTTAAGGAAGCGGATATTTTACTTTATGATATGAGTGGGAGACAGCTTCAGAGCTTGAAAACAAAGAATAAAGTAACTAAGATTAATACACAGGCTTTGGTGCAGGGAGCTTATTTGGTGGTGATAAAAACGGATAGTGATAAAACGGCGAATGCTAAATTGATAAAAAATTAA
- a CDS encoding RHS repeat domain-containing protein: MKKNTAIIFFLVVFQHSFGQIEDVMAIPSTFDKKDSFNRLIATPEVSLFHKVNFLPINLYTGKPDVEIPLYTIKTGDIEIPISLKYDIGANKVEEIASNVGWGWSLQSGGSLTKIVRDIDDHDFDSEAEITPCRNNGTCDDINLQFTEAKVLRLGYLRRLSDKLSSIQGSILSNLSDDALPDLFLVQAPGLSSRFHLERNFSQYSPLQPYKAILLDGSSVKIEDVYYNNFNVESIKDFAGFNYKDAVPNIEYSYIFSSSNNGVNADNPIYQIRGFDGLPGLMRTKSIDYGNFNISNEKGIKYQFSTFDINESAPVFYDINSSYWRGDNHVGYPNLRHFGSTYKIKKGAWHLDRIKDTNNKEVNFTYKPVFTFEYEKQLNYMDLAKTDINEVNKIYNNLETGVYYNFIANTGPFWGAKDTPVAGPPNNYNEDPQYVLWKGVDPFSENMYKTTQQQILDKITWEKGEVLFFYDLQRKDKINPKALTEIKVKNNAGDIIKHYSFNYSYFKSSDAGCLPETMDTKCYRLKLDKINDLKINPQGTQGYTFKYNESINIPRIDSKSKDFMGYYNGQSNSTTNIPSFTFSPNKRRLSIIPFQSNAFIGNEFIKINGEVNISPTNYSLNGLLTKITYPTGGSAEFDYENNMFNFYNFDILSPGARIKHQILDDEKGNKIIKKYKYTTTNGKSSGGILNFPKIADLMLWNSGNKNLTFQTYNYSKANIELTQNSYVGYARVIEEIEGNGKTEYIFNDANQYPNEYEYSNDSFFSKHSFYPGRSYTDFDNRRGTLSHKYIYDNNGVKLLEENYNYANYKAIDSKFRIFKIGTTEKNNNGYYIPKKEVFTVQILNSINRPSYKEVIEYLNDKKLISKTEYLYNSPKHLYLTEQKTTFPDGNYLITSYNKYPQDTNNTALTLLNKLDTPLETISSKTINGITKILSKTETVYNTSIPTIQTGNLVLPLLVRSFDIENAQSILSTTETTYDKYDAKGNLQQYTTKDGISTTIIWGYNQTQPIAKIENAKLADINSSFINAIVAASETDATAGTNNDETNLLNAFKTFKDNLPGYKITTYSYDPLIGVRSITPPSGIRESYLYDSAGRLEKVINADGNLLKEFKYNYKQ, translated from the coding sequence ATGAAGAAAAATACAGCAATAATATTTTTTTTAGTAGTATTTCAACATAGTTTTGGTCAAATTGAAGATGTGATGGCTATACCATCAACTTTTGATAAAAAAGATTCTTTCAACAGATTAATAGCGACTCCTGAAGTCTCTTTATTTCATAAAGTTAATTTCCTTCCCATTAATCTATATACAGGAAAACCCGACGTTGAAATTCCACTTTATACAATTAAAACCGGAGATATTGAAATCCCTATCAGCTTAAAATATGATATTGGGGCTAATAAAGTTGAAGAAATAGCATCGAATGTAGGATGGGGATGGAGCCTTCAGTCTGGTGGAAGTCTCACAAAGATTGTAAGAGACATTGATGATCATGATTTTGATTCTGAAGCAGAGATCACACCATGTAGAAATAATGGAACTTGCGATGATATAAATCTCCAATTTACTGAGGCGAAAGTCTTAAGATTAGGATATCTCAGAAGACTTAGTGATAAACTTTCAAGTATTCAGGGCTCAATACTTTCTAATCTCAGCGATGATGCTTTACCAGATTTATTTTTAGTTCAAGCTCCAGGTCTTTCCAGCCGCTTTCATTTAGAAAGAAACTTCAGCCAATACAGTCCTTTACAACCATATAAAGCTATTCTTTTAGATGGAAGTTCAGTCAAAATAGAGGATGTTTATTATAACAATTTTAATGTTGAATCTATAAAAGATTTTGCCGGATTTAATTATAAAGATGCTGTACCAAACATTGAATATAGCTATATTTTTTCTAGTTCTAACAATGGAGTAAACGCTGATAATCCAATCTACCAAATAAGAGGATTTGACGGACTTCCAGGGCTTATGCGTACTAAAAGCATTGATTATGGTAATTTTAATATAAGTAATGAAAAAGGAATTAAATATCAATTTTCAACATTTGATATTAATGAGTCTGCTCCAGTATTCTACGATATAAATAGTAGTTATTGGCGAGGAGATAATCATGTAGGTTATCCTAATCTAAGGCATTTTGGAAGTACTTATAAAATAAAAAAAGGTGCTTGGCATTTAGATAGAATCAAAGATACCAATAATAAAGAGGTTAATTTCACATATAAGCCTGTATTTACATTTGAATACGAAAAGCAATTAAACTATATGGATCTAGCAAAGACAGATATTAATGAAGTAAATAAAATTTATAATAATCTAGAAACAGGTGTCTATTATAATTTCATTGCAAATACTGGTCCATTTTGGGGAGCTAAAGACACACCTGTAGCCGGCCCTCCTAACAATTACAATGAAGACCCACAATATGTCTTATGGAAAGGTGTTGATCCATTTTCAGAGAACATGTACAAAACTACTCAACAACAAATCTTAGATAAAATAACTTGGGAAAAAGGAGAGGTTTTATTTTTTTACGATTTACAAAGAAAGGATAAAATTAATCCTAAAGCATTAACAGAGATAAAAGTTAAGAACAATGCTGGAGATATAATTAAACATTATTCCTTTAATTATTCCTACTTCAAAAGTTCTGATGCCGGGTGTTTACCTGAAACAATGGATACAAAATGTTATCGACTTAAATTAGATAAAATAAATGACCTAAAAATAAATCCGCAAGGAACACAAGGCTATACTTTTAAATATAATGAATCAATCAACATTCCACGTATAGATTCAAAAAGTAAAGATTTTATGGGATATTATAATGGACAATCTAATTCAACAACTAATATTCCCAGTTTTACTTTTTCACCAAATAAAAGAAGACTTTCCATTATCCCTTTCCAAAGTAATGCATTTATTGGAAATGAATTTATTAAAATTAATGGTGAAGTTAATATTTCACCTACAAACTACTCTTTAAATGGGTTATTAACTAAAATAACATATCCAACTGGTGGAAGTGCAGAATTTGATTATGAGAACAATATGTTTAATTTTTACAATTTTGATATATTATCTCCTGGTGCAAGAATTAAACATCAAATATTGGATGATGAAAAAGGAAATAAAATTATTAAAAAATATAAGTACACAACAACAAATGGAAAATCCTCCGGAGGAATTTTAAACTTTCCTAAAATAGCTGATTTAATGTTATGGAATTCTGGAAATAAAAATCTTACTTTCCAAACCTACAATTATAGTAAAGCAAATATTGAATTAACTCAAAATTCTTATGTAGGATATGCTAGAGTAATTGAAGAGATAGAGGGTAATGGTAAGACTGAGTATATCTTTAATGATGCCAACCAATATCCTAATGAGTATGAATACTCAAATGATTCTTTTTTTTCTAAACATTCTTTTTATCCTGGCAGATCATACACTGATTTTGACAATAGAAGAGGTACACTCAGTCACAAATATATTTACGATAATAACGGAGTAAAACTACTTGAAGAAAATTATAATTATGCTAATTATAAAGCTATTGATTCAAAGTTTCGTATTTTTAAAATAGGAACTACTGAAAAAAACAATAATGGATATTATATTCCTAAAAAGGAAGTATTCACTGTCCAGATATTAAACTCAATTAACAGACCTTCATATAAAGAGGTTATTGAATATCTGAACGACAAAAAATTGATTAGCAAAACAGAATACCTATATAATAGTCCAAAACATTTGTATTTAACTGAGCAAAAGACAACTTTTCCTGATGGTAATTACTTAATAACATCTTATAATAAATACCCGCAAGATACAAATAATACAGCACTTACATTGCTTAATAAGTTAGATACTCCATTAGAAACAATTAGCTCAAAAACAATTAACGGTATAACAAAAATTTTATCAAAAACAGAAACCGTTTATAACACCTCTATTCCAACTATACAAACTGGAAATTTGGTACTGCCATTATTAGTAAGATCCTTCGATATTGAAAATGCACAAAGTATTTTATCTACCACCGAGACCACCTATGACAAATACGATGCTAAAGGCAACCTCCAACAATACACCACCAAAGATGGTATCTCAACAACAATCATCTGGGGTTACAATCAAACTCAGCCTATTGCCAAAATTGAAAATGCAAAATTAGCAGATATTAATTCTTCTTTTATCAATGCTATTGTCGCGGCTTCTGAGACGGATGCCACAGCAGGAACAAATAATGATGAAACGAATTTGTTGAATGCTTTCAAAACATTCAAAGACAATTTACCCGGTTATAAAATCACTACCTACAGCTATGATCCGCTCATTGGAGTCAGAAGCATCACCCCACCATCAGGAATCAGAGAGAGTTATCTCTATGATTCTGCAGGCAGACTTGAAAAAGTGATCAATGCAGATGGCAACTTATTAAAAGAATTTAAATACAACTACAAACAATAA
- a CDS encoding DUF6443 domain-containing protein, with product MNKKIYSILLLAGSVLHYGQIVLNSSPTPNTEVSDPHSIRLLPGFSFGSASGTFRGYLGSTNNSGNNPYVPVTVDPTTNISGSENYIYTREYLVPTTTSNPALQQIQNIQFFDGLGRPKQNIGIKSTPGGKDLVTSIPYDNFGRQVDSWLPVPISSQNGNIQSGVEGSATAYYQSNGINDSSPFTHKTLENSPLDRVLNVKNPGADWQNKPVTFGYDANVAGEVYQHVTSTTWENGATKTVLSLAPSPTYLPNQLYKNTIKDEEGNETIEFKNGQGQTILVRKVLDVYTHVDTYYVYNEYNQLAFVLPPQAINKPITETLLSDLCYQYRYDGRSRLVEKKLPGKGWEYMVYDKQDRLVATQDANLNAKGHWLYTKYDKFGRVAYTGINTGGTRSQEQTEANTFGSNSVDRGNSSFFNRQGMDVYYSNSDITYPKSPTWVTLLSLNYYDSYPGYSFNPSFPATIQGEPVLTATPTSDGRSTNSLPLVSLVKNIEDDNWTKNYTYYDLKGRAIGSHSINHLGGYARTESLLKFSGKPNYTLSFHKRTQNDTEISIKESFEYDHQERMVRHWHQVNGANKELLAENVYNELGQLQTKNVGNTTGSPLQSVNYAYNIRGWLTKINEPSNLLTKLFAYELRYNNPNAQFSGTAKYNGNISQAAWITQTDAVLRNYSYEYDPLNRLKEGRLWDAMNLDRGEYTETLTYDLNGNIGSLKRKGRQFPGYTAPENMDDLAYEYTGNRLTKVRDISENPSGYPIGGKAFAYDDNGNMTVQEDKGLTIRYNYLNLPQNILSPQGNTSYLYSADGVKVKKTAGSKVVDYLTGFQYENNTLQFFPTSEGYFDYVKNKYIYNYTDHLGNVRLSYMNGGSGIEIIEESNYYPFGLKHEGYNTLSGNTAYQYKYNGKELQETGMYDYGARFYMPDVGRWGVVDPLAEKMRRHSHYNYAFNNPIRFIDPDGRKPLAQWTINDFINDSFVPSDDITVNSKGKITNIVHNNKPNRFFDEKGKQLFFNDPKEVDKNSLKPGKYYKGDQLYHQISKGRLVQFMKTAGFDALRYNMKAQDALRMGDSDNAMSHKITALGIAKKESYGKADFATSALGPNYIYPEYNTDRRRPWQDTLNETTDYFRFGESNTLYNLYDGGNYMWGGWMHLNGFDKDAVKFGSNLNELMRGNMGDTAADQKSIFDGFNFTGY from the coding sequence ATGAATAAAAAAATATATTCAATCCTTTTATTAGCAGGAAGTGTGCTTCATTACGGCCAGATCGTTCTGAATTCCTCACCCACTCCTAATACAGAGGTCTCAGATCCCCACAGCATACGGCTGCTCCCGGGATTCAGTTTCGGTTCTGCGAGCGGAACCTTCCGAGGCTATCTGGGATCCACCAATAACTCAGGGAACAACCCGTATGTTCCTGTGACGGTAGATCCCACGACCAATATATCCGGTAGTGAAAATTATATTTATACCCGGGAATACCTGGTTCCCACCACGACTTCAAATCCGGCATTACAACAGATACAAAACATCCAGTTCTTTGACGGATTGGGAAGACCCAAGCAAAATATCGGCATCAAATCCACCCCTGGAGGAAAGGATCTTGTTACTTCCATTCCTTATGACAATTTTGGCCGTCAGGTAGATTCCTGGCTTCCCGTACCCATATCTTCACAAAATGGGAATATCCAGTCCGGAGTAGAAGGCAGTGCTACTGCTTATTATCAATCCAATGGGATTAATGATTCATCTCCGTTTACTCATAAAACACTGGAAAACTCCCCTCTTGACCGGGTTTTAAATGTTAAAAATCCAGGAGCCGATTGGCAGAATAAGCCGGTTACCTTTGGATATGATGCCAATGTAGCTGGTGAAGTATATCAACATGTTACCTCTACAACATGGGAGAATGGAGCCACTAAAACGGTATTGAGTTTAGCTCCTTCTCCAACCTACTTACCCAATCAGCTATATAAAAACACGATAAAAGATGAAGAAGGAAATGAAACTATTGAATTTAAAAACGGACAAGGCCAAACCATACTCGTCAGAAAAGTATTGGATGTTTACACCCATGTAGACACCTACTATGTATATAATGAATATAACCAGCTGGCTTTTGTTCTTCCACCTCAGGCAATCAACAAACCCATTACAGAGACTTTACTGAGTGATCTGTGTTATCAATATCGCTATGACGGAAGGAGTAGACTGGTAGAGAAAAAGCTTCCGGGAAAAGGCTGGGAATACATGGTCTATGATAAGCAAGACAGATTAGTAGCTACCCAGGATGCCAATTTAAATGCAAAAGGTCACTGGCTGTATACCAAATACGATAAATTTGGAAGAGTGGCCTATACAGGGATAAACACCGGCGGAACAAGGTCTCAGGAACAAACTGAAGCCAATACATTTGGCAGCAATAGTGTAGATCGGGGAAATTCTTCATTTTTTAACAGACAGGGAATGGATGTGTATTATAGTAATTCCGACATCACCTATCCTAAGTCTCCTACCTGGGTTACCTTATTGTCTTTGAATTATTATGACTCTTATCCGGGATACAGTTTCAATCCTTCATTTCCTGCTACAATACAGGGAGAACCTGTTTTAACGGCAACACCAACCTCTGACGGAAGAAGTACCAATAGCCTTCCTCTTGTCAGCCTGGTGAAAAATATTGAAGATGATAACTGGACAAAAAACTATACCTATTATGACCTCAAAGGAAGGGCGATAGGATCGCATTCAATCAACCATCTGGGTGGCTATGCGAGAACGGAAAGTCTGCTGAAGTTCTCAGGAAAACCAAACTATACGCTTAGTTTTCATAAAAGAACTCAGAATGATACCGAGATCAGTATTAAAGAATCTTTTGAGTATGATCATCAGGAAAGAATGGTAAGACACTGGCATCAGGTAAATGGAGCCAACAAGGAACTTCTTGCCGAGAATGTATATAACGAGCTGGGACAACTGCAGACTAAAAATGTAGGAAACACCACAGGAAGCCCGTTACAAAGTGTTAATTATGCCTATAACATCCGGGGTTGGCTGACCAAAATTAACGAGCCTTCCAATTTGCTTACCAAGCTTTTTGCATACGAGTTAAGATACAACAATCCTAATGCCCAGTTCAGCGGAACGGCCAAATACAACGGAAATATTTCCCAGGCAGCCTGGATCACCCAAACTGATGCCGTACTAAGAAATTATTCCTACGAATATGATCCTTTAAACCGACTGAAAGAAGGCCGCCTTTGGGATGCCATGAACTTAGACCGGGGAGAATATACCGAAACCCTGACCTACGATCTCAATGGGAATATTGGTAGTTTGAAAAGAAAAGGCAGACAGTTCCCAGGATATACCGCTCCCGAAAACATGGATGATCTGGCATACGAGTACACAGGAAACCGCTTAACCAAAGTACGTGATATTTCTGAAAACCCTTCAGGATATCCTATTGGAGGAAAAGCCTTTGCTTACGACGATAACGGGAATATGACCGTTCAGGAAGATAAAGGACTCACCATCCGGTACAATTATCTGAACCTGCCTCAAAATATCCTTTCTCCACAAGGCAATACATCTTATCTATACAGTGCTGATGGAGTAAAGGTGAAAAAAACCGCAGGAAGTAAAGTCGTAGATTATCTGACCGGTTTCCAGTATGAGAACAATACATTACAATTCTTCCCAACCTCAGAAGGCTACTTTGATTATGTAAAAAATAAGTATATTTACAATTACACAGATCACTTAGGAAATGTACGATTAAGTTACATGAACGGCGGGTCAGGAATAGAGATCATTGAGGAAAGTAATTACTACCCGTTTGGATTAAAGCATGAAGGGTATAATACTTTGAGCGGGAATACTGCTTATCAGTATAAGTACAACGGGAAGGAGCTTCAGGAGACCGGAATGTATGATTATGGCGCGAGATTCTATATGCCGGATGTTGGAAGATGGGGTGTGGTAGATCCTCTTGCAGAGAAAATGCGTCGTCACTCTCATTATAATTATGCGTTTAATAATCCTATAAGGTTTATTGATCCGGATGGACGAAAGCCTCTTGCACAATGGACAATAAATGATTTTATTAATGACAGCTTCGTTCCTTCTGATGATATTACTGTTAATAGCAAAGGTAAGATAACAAATATTGTGCATAATAATAAGCCCAATCGATTTTTTGATGAAAAAGGGAAGCAATTGTTTTTTAATGATCCTAAAGAAGTTGATAAAAATAGTCTAAAACCTGGAAAATATTATAAAGGAGATCAGCTATACCATCAAATATCTAAAGGACGTTTAGTTCAATTTATGAAAACTGCTGGTTTTGATGCATTAAGATATAATATGAAAGCTCAAGATGCATTAAGAATGGGCGATTCGGATAACGCTATGAGTCATAAAATTACAGCTCTGGGTATAGCTAAAAAAGAATCTTATGGTAAAGCCGATTTTGCTACATCTGCATTAGGTCCTAATTATATATATCCAGAATATAATACCGATAGAAGAAGACCTTGGCAAGACACTTTAAATGAAACAACTGACTATTTTAGATTTGGAGAATCTAACACATTGTATAATTTATATGATGGAGGAAATTATATGTGGGGAGGATGGATGCATTTAAATGGTTTTGATAAAGATGCAGTTAAATTTGGTTCAAATTTAAATGAATTAATGAGAGGAAATATGGGAGATACTGCTGCAGACCAAAAGTCCATTTTTGATGGATTTAATTTTACCGGTTATTAA